One window from the genome of Nicotiana sylvestris chromosome 9, ASM39365v2, whole genome shotgun sequence encodes:
- the LOC104231418 gene encoding adenylate isopentenyltransferase 3, chloroplastic, with translation MIGMRNSSLMCKQVWPTLRNLPQKDKVVFVMGVTGAGKSRLSIDLATQFRGEIVNSDKIQVYKGLDIATNKITQEERCGVPHHLLGVIDPYKEFTTKNFCNMASLAVNSITDRGKLPIIVGGSNSFIEALVHDNSHNFRTRYDCCFLWVDVSMNVLNSFLYERVDKMMEQGMTDEVRSMFNPKNTDYTKGIRKAIGVPEFDSYFRAELSNSVDVETRERLLKEAINEVKINNCILASKQLEKIKRLINVKGWKIQRLDATEVFRRKQRNAEEEAEEIWKNMVMGQSIKIVGKFLCENNRSKMVYRNDVTAIKRAAASAIAQY, from the coding sequence ATGATTGGGATGAGAAACTCTTCACTAATGTGCAAACAAGTATGGCCAACTTTGCGAAATTTGCCTCAAAAGGACAAGGTTGTGTTTGTGATGGGAGTCACCGGCGCCGGAAAATCAAGACTGTCAATAGACTTAGCCACTCAATTCAGAGGAGAAATAGTGAACTCCGACAAAATACAAGTGTACAAAGGTCTTGATATTGCCACTAACAAAATCACACAAGAAGAACGTTGTGGTGTACCACACCATCTCCTAGGCGTAATTGATCCTTACAAAGAATTCACCACCAAAAACTTCTGCAACATGGCTTCACTTGCAGTTAACTCTATAACCGACCGCGGTAAACTTCCGATCATCGTTGGAGGTTCCAATTCGTTTATCGAGGCGCTTGTCCACGACAACTCTCATAATTTTCGTACGAGGTATGATTGTTGTTTCCTATGGGTCGATGTGTCCATGAACGTACTAAATTCATTTTTGTACGAACGAGTGGACAAAATGATGGAGCAAGGTATGACTGACGAAGTAAGAAGCATGTTCAATCCAAAAAACACAGATTATACCAAAGGCATACGTAAAGCAATTGGCGTACCAGAATTCGATAGTTATTTTCGAGCTGAATTATCAAATTCTGTTGACGTGGAGACGCGCGAGAGGCTACTAAAAGAAGCTATTAATGAAGTGAAGATCAATAACTGTATACTAGCAAGTAAGCAACTAGAGAAAATAAAGAGACTCATAAATGTTAAGGGATGGAAAATTCAAAGATTAGATGCAACAGAAGTTTTTAGGAGGAAACAGAGAAATGCAGAGGAAGAAGCCGAGGAAATTTGGAAGAATATGGTGATGGGACAGAGCATAAAGATTGTGGGTAAATTTTTATGCGAAAATAATCGGAGCAAAATGGTTTACAGAAATGATGTGACAGCCATTAAGAGAGCAGCAGCGTCGGCCATAGCTCAATATTAG